The following are from one region of the Gammaproteobacteria bacterium genome:
- a CDS encoding type VI secretion system Vgr family protein, with protein sequence MTIDISTPLQTVTDALSALLNPWSQASRLLKLTTPLGADTLLVECVTGREGLSQGYKFEIMALSTDAHLELKALTGQPVLLELLTATAAGSTLLAAALPLTGTLTGAGERRPFHGHVTRAEVVGANGGLARYRLVVEPWTVFLGASRDSTTYQDMNVFEILESVFRDYEGQGALAPAWRLDIADPGLYLTRSLTTQYQETDLAFVERLMNEEGLFYFYEHEGDAVSPTRGRHTLVIADHNGAFTPNPQADIDFTQPGATMKRDSMDRWRGERRLQTNTVALSGWDYRGLDTRPVVAHGSAENGGDGLSLVSRDAPGLYPYPTREQGERRANHRKRPAAPSIQLSLMSVQTAMAADHQCGC encoded by the coding sequence ATGACCATCGACATTTCAACACCTTTACAGACAGTCACGGACGCGCTGTCGGCCCTTTTGAACCCGTGGAGCCAGGCCAGCCGCCTGCTCAAATTGACCACTCCGCTCGGTGCGGACACGCTGCTGGTGGAGTGCGTTACCGGCCGTGAGGGCCTGAGCCAGGGCTACAAATTCGAGATCATGGCGCTGTCCACTGACGCGCACCTGGAACTCAAGGCCCTGACCGGCCAGCCGGTGCTGCTGGAGCTGCTGACGGCCACGGCCGCGGGGTCGACGCTGCTTGCTGCCGCGCTGCCGTTGACGGGGACATTGACGGGCGCGGGCGAGCGGCGCCCCTTTCACGGCCACGTCACGCGGGCCGAGGTGGTCGGCGCCAATGGCGGCCTGGCCCGCTATCGCCTAGTCGTCGAGCCCTGGACGGTGTTTCTGGGGGCAAGCCGTGATTCCACGACCTATCAGGACATGAACGTCTTCGAAATCCTCGAATCCGTCTTCCGGGATTACGAAGGACAAGGCGCGCTCGCCCCGGCCTGGCGGCTCGACATCGCCGACCCCGGCCTCTACCTCACGCGCTCGCTCACCACCCAATACCAGGAGACCGACCTGGCCTTCGTCGAACGGCTGATGAATGAAGAGGGCCTGTTCTATTTTTACGAACATGAGGGGGATGCTGTGAGCCCCACACGTGGCCGCCACACCCTGGTGATCGCCGACCACAACGGCGCGTTTACGCCCAATCCCCAGGCCGACATCGACTTCACCCAGCCCGGCGCGACGATGAAGCGCGACAGCATGGACCGCTGGCGCGGCGAGCGGCGTTTACAGACCAACACCGTGGCCCTTAGCGGCTGGGACTACCGCGGCCTCGACACCCGCCCGGTGGTGGCCCACGGCAGCGCGGAAAATGGCGGCGACGGCCTGAGCCTGGTGAGCCGGGACGCGCCGGGCCTTTACCCCTATCCCACCCGCGAACAGGGCGAGCGCCGCGCCAATCATCGTAAGCGTCCAGCCGCCCCATCTATACAACTCAGCCTGATGTCTGTACAGACCGCAATGGCAGCAGATCATCAATGCGGCTGTTAG
- the tssH gene encoding type VI secretion system ATPase TssH, translating to MSINLKTLISKLNNTSRIAATRAASLCVERGHYEVDIEHLFLALLEQPKSDFVVIARKCGISVAGLEADLHAEIGRFKAGNSRTPVFSPHLPKLFEHAWLIASLDTESGQPNTIRSGHLLLALLTEPDLVQLAYRGSKLFVKFKVDELKHNLAKLTDGSQEAPAGAGVSGGTPAVQPGGDDPAGELAGKAAPAKTPALDQFTTNLTQRAREGNVDPVIGRDMEIRQAIDILMRRRQNNPILTGEAGVGKTAVVEGLALRIALGDVPEVLQGVEIHTLDMGLLQAGASVKGEFENRLKNVIDEVKKSPHAIVLFIDEAHTMIGAGGQAGQNDAANLLKPALARGELRTIAATTWSEYKKYFEKDAALARRFQVIKVEEPSEELACAMLRGMAPLMEKHFNVRIYDIAITEAVRLSHRYISGRQLPDKAISVLDTACAKVALGQNATPALLDDIDKNLARIDAEMAALAREERTGETHAARLQDLRELHASLSRDRTAHAARWAQEKALAEKIIAARGALETQHAPDAGGGKAAPGKAGKKSTPDSKEARALQKFGEELKLLQGEAPLVPVQVDGHVVAGIVSAWTGIPLGKMVKDEIKTVLNLKDLLQERVLGQAHAIEAVAQRVRTARANLDDPNKPKGVFLFVGPSGVGKTETALALADVLFGGERKLITINMSEYQEAHSVSGLKGSPPGYVGYGEGGVLTEAVRRAPYSVVLLDEVEKAHPDVLELFFQVFDKGVLDDAEGREVDFKNTLIILTSNVASSLMMQACLNKDAADLPTPAALEETIRPQLMKVFKPAFLGRLKVIPYYPISDDVLASIIHLKLGRIQKRIAANHKAEFVYDEALVEAVLARCTEVDSGARNVDNILNGTVLPEIAESVLAKMAEGAPIARIKVSANKQGQFKYAIK from the coding sequence ATGAGCATCAATCTTAAAACGCTGATCAGCAAGCTCAACAATACATCACGCATCGCAGCCACACGTGCCGCCAGCCTCTGTGTCGAGCGTGGGCACTACGAGGTCGATATCGAACACCTGTTCCTCGCCCTACTAGAGCAGCCCAAGAGTGACTTCGTTGTCATTGCCCGGAAATGCGGGATCAGCGTGGCGGGGTTGGAGGCGGATTTACACGCCGAAATCGGCCGCTTCAAGGCGGGTAATTCACGCACACCGGTGTTCTCTCCCCATCTGCCCAAGCTGTTCGAGCATGCCTGGCTGATCGCCTCGCTCGACACCGAATCCGGACAGCCCAACACGATACGCAGCGGCCACCTGCTGCTGGCGCTGCTGACCGAACCCGATCTGGTGCAGCTTGCCTACCGTGGCTCCAAGTTGTTCGTCAAGTTCAAGGTGGACGAGCTCAAGCACAATCTCGCCAAACTCACTGACGGCTCGCAAGAGGCCCCTGCCGGTGCGGGGGTTTCGGGCGGCACCCCTGCGGTTCAGCCGGGCGGCGACGATCCCGCAGGTGAGCTGGCGGGCAAGGCGGCCCCCGCCAAAACACCGGCGCTCGATCAGTTCACCACCAACCTCACGCAGCGCGCGCGCGAGGGCAATGTCGACCCGGTGATCGGCCGTGACATGGAGATCCGCCAGGCGATCGACATTCTCATGCGCCGCCGCCAAAACAATCCCATCCTCACCGGCGAGGCGGGCGTGGGCAAAACCGCCGTGGTCGAGGGCCTGGCGCTGCGCATTGCGCTGGGGGATGTCCCCGAGGTGCTGCAGGGTGTCGAGATACATACCCTGGACATGGGCTTGTTGCAGGCCGGTGCCAGCGTCAAAGGCGAGTTTGAAAACCGCCTCAAGAATGTCATCGATGAAGTCAAAAAATCCCCGCATGCCATCGTGCTGTTTATCGACGAAGCGCACACCATGATCGGCGCCGGTGGCCAGGCCGGACAGAACGATGCCGCCAATCTGCTCAAGCCTGCGCTGGCGCGGGGCGAGTTGCGCACCATCGCCGCCACCACCTGGAGCGAATACAAAAAGTACTTTGAGAAAGACGCCGCCCTGGCGCGCCGTTTTCAGGTCATCAAGGTCGAGGAACCCAGCGAAGAGCTGGCCTGCGCCATGCTGCGCGGCATGGCGCCGTTGATGGAAAAACACTTCAATGTACGCATCTATGACATCGCCATCACCGAGGCGGTACGCCTGTCACACCGTTACATCAGCGGCAGGCAATTGCCGGACAAGGCCATTAGTGTGCTCGATACCGCCTGCGCCAAGGTCGCGCTGGGCCAGAATGCAACGCCTGCGCTGCTCGACGACATCGATAAAAACCTGGCGCGCATCGACGCGGAGATGGCCGCGCTGGCGCGGGAAGAACGTACCGGCGAAACACATGCGGCGCGCTTGCAGGATCTGCGCGAACTGCACGCATCGTTGAGCCGCGATCGCACGGCGCATGCCGCGCGCTGGGCGCAGGAAAAAGCCCTGGCGGAAAAAATCATCGCCGCGCGCGGCGCGCTGGAAACACAGCACGCCCCTGACGCGGGGGGCGGCAAAGCCGCACCCGGCAAGGCGGGCAAGAAGTCCACCCCGGATTCGAAAGAGGCCCGCGCGCTGCAGAAGTTCGGCGAGGAACTTAAACTCCTGCAAGGCGAGGCACCGCTGGTACCGGTGCAGGTCGATGGCCATGTGGTGGCCGGGATCGTCTCCGCCTGGACGGGCATCCCGCTGGGCAAGATGGTCAAGGATGAGATCAAGACCGTCCTCAACCTCAAGGATCTGCTGCAGGAGCGCGTGCTCGGGCAGGCGCACGCCATCGAGGCGGTCGCGCAGCGGGTGCGCACCGCGCGCGCCAATCTGGACGACCCCAACAAACCCAAAGGCGTGTTCCTGTTCGTCGGCCCCTCCGGCGTCGGCAAGACCGAGACCGCGCTGGCGCTGGCCGATGTCCTGTTCGGCGGTGAGCGCAAGCTCATCACCATCAATATGAGCGAATACCAGGAGGCGCACAGCGTTTCGGGCCTCAAAGGCTCCCCGCCGGGCTATGTCGGCTATGGCGAGGGCGGCGTGTTGACCGAGGCGGTGCGGCGCGCGCCCTACAGCGTGGTGCTGCTCGACGAGGTGGAAAAGGCCCATCCCGACGTGCTGGAGCTGTTCTTCCAGGTGTTTGATAAAGGCGTGCTGGACGATGCCGAGGGCCGCGAGGTCGATTTCAAGAACACCCTCATCATCCTGACCTCAAATGTCGCCTCCAGCCTGATGATGCAGGCGTGCCTGAACAAGGACGCGGCGGACCTGCCCACGCCCGCCGCGCTTGAGGAAACGATCCGGCCGCAGCTCATGAAGGTTTTTAAGCCCGCGTTTCTGGGGCGTTTGAAGGTGATCCCCTATTACCCGATCTCCGACGACGTGCTGGCGAGCATCATTCATTTAAAACTGGGCCGCATCCAAAAACGCATCGCCGCCAACCACAAGGCGGAGTTCGTCTACGACGAGGCGCTGGTCGAGGCGGTGCTGGCGCGCTGTACCGAGGTGGATTCGGGCGCCCGCAATGTCGATAACATCCTGAATGGCACGGTGCTGCCGGAGATTGCGGAAAGCGTGCTGGCGAAAATGGCCGAGGGCGCGCCCATCGCCAGGATCAAGGTCAGCGCCAACAAGCAGGGCCAGTTCAAATATGCCATCAAGTAG
- the tssG gene encoding type VI secretion system baseplate subunit TssG — protein MPTAKRRHEPSVIQRLLDEPYRFEFFQAVRMLELWLKRNGVPHDSAVADYLRFKNSISLSFPASELDALNPDPKSIARTAQDLLAALQKDTLNHIDLTPTFMGFLGSSGVLPSHYTERIAAHVIYEKDEGPRAFLDSFSNRTLALFYEAWCKYRLEFKYEIGRNDRFLPLLLSFAGLSHRSLRERLSEDGQGLLDESMGYYATALSHRPASAAYIRHVLSEYFGVPIAIEQFIGHWYEVPHEQQTKLGEINTTLGSEAMMGARVWQRDLRLRLIIGPLDKKNFDAFLPGGIAAKSLEKMLSMFTGLCLEYEVQLIFHRNEVQGTALLSDSECGRLGWDTFLAPESGLTDRADVRYEIHAL, from the coding sequence ATGCCTACCGCGAAGCGGAGACATGAGCCTAGTGTAATTCAGCGCTTGCTCGACGAGCCTTATCGCTTTGAATTTTTTCAGGCGGTCAGGATGCTTGAGCTATGGCTCAAACGTAATGGCGTGCCACATGACAGTGCAGTGGCGGATTATCTGCGCTTCAAGAACAGCATCTCGTTGAGTTTTCCGGCCAGCGAACTGGATGCGCTGAACCCTGACCCGAAGTCGATTGCCAGAACCGCTCAGGACTTGCTGGCAGCACTACAAAAAGACACGCTGAATCACATTGATCTCACGCCCACATTTATGGGTTTTTTGGGGAGCAGTGGCGTTCTGCCTAGTCATTACACAGAGCGCATAGCTGCGCATGTGATATACGAAAAAGACGAGGGTCCACGCGCTTTCCTGGATAGCTTTTCGAATCGCACCCTAGCGTTATTCTACGAGGCGTGGTGTAAGTATCGGCTTGAATTCAAGTACGAGATTGGCAGGAACGACCGTTTCCTGCCCTTGCTGTTGTCCTTTGCCGGCTTATCCCATCGTTCATTACGTGAAAGATTAAGTGAAGATGGTCAGGGCCTTCTGGATGAGTCGATGGGGTATTATGCGACGGCTCTAAGCCATCGCCCCGCCTCTGCGGCCTATATCCGGCATGTGCTGAGTGAGTACTTTGGCGTGCCCATCGCCATTGAGCAATTTATTGGTCACTGGTATGAAGTGCCGCATGAACAGCAAACAAAACTCGGGGAAATCAATACCACCTTGGGCTCTGAAGCGATGATGGGCGCCCGCGTATGGCAGCGTGACCTACGTTTGCGGCTGATAATTGGTCCGCTCGACAAGAAAAATTTTGATGCGTTTTTACCCGGTGGCATAGCTGCTAAATCCTTGGAAAAAATGCTGTCAATGTTCACCGGCTTATGTCTTGAATATGAAGTTCAGCTTATATTTCACAGGAATGAAGTGCAGGGAACGGCCTTGCTATCCGATAGCGAATGTGGACGTCTCGGATGGGACACTTTTTTGGCGCCAGAGTCAGGATTGACTGACCGTGCTGACGTCCGGTACGAAATTCACGCGCTTTGA